The Campylobacter concisus genome contains the following window.
AGCGCAAATAATGAAATTTTACTCAGCTAATAATACGGCTCTTAAAGTAAGCCTAAAAGACGATAGCTCGCCACTAACTAGCGCTGATCTAGCCGCAAATGAAGTAATACTAAAAGAGCTAAACAAAAGCGGGATAAAAATTTGCTCTGAAGAGAGCATCCTGAAAGAAAACGACAAAGACGAGTTTTGGCTCGTAGATCCTCTTGATGGCACGAAAGAATTTCTAGCTAGAAACGGCGAATTTTGCGTTTGCATAGCGCTTATAAAAAAAGCTAGACCGGTGCTTGGCGTGATATTTATCCCAGTTAGTAAAGAGCTTTTTTATGCTGATGAAAATGGCGCTTTTAAAGAAATTTTAGATGATAATGATGAAATCATAAAGAGAGTTGATCTAAACAAAAAAGATAAAAATTTAGACAATCTAATCTTTTCAAGCAGAAGAGGCGATGCCAAAGAGATAGAATTTATAGGGCAGAGCCTAAATTTTGAGCAAAGGTGCATCGGCTCAGCCATAAAATTTTGCCGTTTGGTTGAATTTGGCGGAGCTTATTTGAGATTTGCCCCAAGCTACCTTTGGGACAATGCAGCAGGAGAAGCGCTCGTAAATTTTTGTGGCGGAAAAGTATTTGACGCTAATAGCGGTAAAGAGATGAGCTACGAGCTTGCTGATTTAAAAAGTCCATTTTTCATAGCTCTCTCAAAAAACACACTAAATTTAAAAGATAAAATCACACAACTATATAAGCAAAGTAAAATTTAAACCTTAAATTTCTTCTAGTAGATAAAGCAGACTAGCTATTTTTGCTATGCCTAGCACGTAGCTCATTATGTTTGCTGCGACCTTGTCTTTTTTAAGCACTTTGCCATTTATGTCAAATATATCTTCGTTGTTCTCTTTAATAAATTTCAAAGCTTTTGCTGCGACATCTTCTAAGCTATTTTTACCATCAAGTAATAAAAGTATGTAATAATCGATATTGTTAAGCTTTCTTGAGATACTAAATTTATTAGCAAAAACAACATCGGCATTATTTTTATGATTTAAAAAATATCTTACATAATTTATTAAATTTTGACTAAGCCTTGAATAGCCGGGCCTATATTCGATATTTTTTTGCTCATCTTTTAAAATCATTGCATCAGACGAGTTTGTTAAAATTCTTACAAAGGCGCTATAAACCATGAGCTTATCTTCTGACAAAATTTCTAAAATCTGAGAAAGGTTTATGCTAGCTGGATACATCTTATAAAAGACCTCGCAAAGCCATGATATATCTTGTGGCATAGCACCATAACTATCTTGCCACTCGTTATTTTTCTTTATAAAATCTGCCACAACGTGAATTTTATTAATATCGCTTGGGCCTATTTGTTTATTGGCTATGCTCTCATAAGTCTTGCTATGGACTATTAGACTTTGCCTAAAGACTTTGTTGCTAATCATATCCATGAATTGCTCTAGATCGATTCTGTCTTTAAACTTGTTATTTTTGTATTCATCTACTACGGCTGTGCCAACATCTGGGGTAAAAATATCATCAAGCGTATACTCGCAAAGATAAGTAAGATCATTTTTGGCAAGCATGGCATTAAAATCTTTGAAATAAAACGGATCATTTGTGTATTCTAAAAACTCATGAGCTATGTAAAAGTCATCTTTTGAGAGCACATGTTCTGTTATAAAAAGAAGCATCTTAAGGGGTATTTTTCCCTCATAAATTTCTTCATCTCTTGTTAGCAAATATTCTTTATAGACTAAAAGTGCTTCTTTGGCTGCTTTTAACCTCTCTTGCATGCTCTCTTTATCTTTTGCAGCAAGTAGCATTATATCTCTTACGATATCTTTTACTTTCCACCCAGGATAAACATTATAAGAGATAAACGCCACGCCGTTTGTACTTAAATTCTCTCTTACGACTTTTAATATAGCTTCTTTTACAAAGTCAGGTACCCAGCTAAAAACGCCATGAGCGATGATGTAGTCAAATTTCTCATCACTTTTAAATTCGCAAATATCGCCGTGTATAAGCTCTAAATTTATAAGCCCCATCTCTTTAACGATCTCTTGTCCGCGCCTTATCTGCTCGCCGCTAAGATCTATGCCAACTACTTTTGCATTTTTGTTATTTACTGCAAATGGGATCAAATTTCCGCCAAAGCTACATCCTATCTCTAAAACTCTTGCATTTTCACATGGTGGTGGAGTTATGCCAAGAAGTGTCGCACAAGCTTCAAGCCTATATGGCGATGATTGGGCAAAGGCTATTGATTTATAAGTTAGCTCGTCATAAGACTTTTCGATTTTGCTATTTTGGCTCATTTTAGCTCCTAGTAGTCTTTTTCTTTGATTTTTTCTAGCATATTTTTAGCATCATTCTCAGGATCATCCACTATATATGCGCGCCTTATCTTGCCATCTTTTATGATAAGTGTTTGTCTAAAATAAAATTTATGTCCATTTGATGCAGAAAAAACTGGAAGCTCAAGCGCCCTTTCAAGCATAAACTCACTATCGTTTAGAAACATGACTCCAGTTGAAGTCTCTTCTTGAAATTTCTTTTGAGCTGCGATATCTTGTGAGCTAATAGCCACTACCATGAAACCAAGATCGTTAAAATCTTTTAAAAATTTCTTATAGTTTATCGCTTGTTTAGTGCAGCCCTTCATGCCCGCAGTATTTTGCAGTTGCTCGCTTAAAAGACTAAAGTCCTCGCCTATCTTTGGATAGATAAAAATAATGCAGTCGTGCGTCCTTGCAAAGGCAGAAAAATCAAATTCCTTACCGTCTAGGGTATTTAAATATATACTTGTAGGTACGTTTATCATATTTCATCCTTTAAAATTTTTTACTATTATAACTCTATAAGCTTTGTCTTAAGCTTTTTTAGAATTTAAAAGATAAACTATAAAAAGGACAAAAAAGCTAATTATTAACATTAAAAGCGCATAGACATGAGCCTTGGTGTAATCAAGCATTTCAACTGCTTCAAATATCGCAATACTTGCGACCTTGCTCTCTCCAGCTACGCTACCACCTATCATCAAAACAACACCAAACTCACCCATAGTGTGAGCAAAACTAACGACAGTAGCTGTTAGTAAATTTGATCTGATGCTTGGCAAAATCACCCTAAAAATAGTCGTGAGTTTGTTCTTACCAAGACTATAGCTCGCTTCAAAAAGGCTCTTTTTTAGGCTGTTCAGCCCAGCGTAAATCGGACCAAACATAAATGGCAACGAATAGATACAACTTGCCACAACAAGACCTGTGAAGTTAAAAACTAGCCTAACTCCAAAAATTTCTTCGATAAATTTACCAAAGGCAGAATAAGGTGAAAGAAAAATAAGTAGATAAAAGCCAAGAACGCTTGGTGGTAATACCAAAGGCAGTGAGATTACTGACTCTAAAAATGATTTGCCAAAGAATTTTTTCTGTGACATAAAATAAGCAAGTGCAATGCAGGCAAAAAACAAAATAAAAGTAGTTATAAAAGATAGTTTTAGCGATAACCAGAACGGTTCATAATCGATATTTTTAAGCTCGTCTATCATGCTTTTTCCAAATTTACGCTAAACGCTTTTGTACTAACTACCACCATATCGCCTACTTTTAGATTCATTGCTTCGCTGCTACTTAGCACAACTTCACAAATTTGACGGTTTATCAGTACATTCGCTACAAAGATCGCATCACATTTTTTTATCTCTAAAATTTTAGCGTTAAAGGCAAATTTCTGCGATCCTGCACTCTTTAAAAATATCTCACTTGTACTACCTGATCTTGAAATTTTGCCATTTTCAAGGACAAAGACTTTATTGCAAAGCTTATAAATTTCAGCGATATCATGGCTTACTAAGACAATGCTCATTTTAAATTCGTCGTGAAGTGCTAACAGATAATCTTGTAATTTTTCACGCATAGCATTATCAAGTGCGCTTAGTGGCTCATCAAGTAGTAAAATTTCAGGCCCTCTCATAACTGCACGAGCAAGTGCTACGCGTTGTTTTTGGCCGCCAGAAAGGGTGCTAATCTTTGCATTTTTGAGACTTGTTAGACCGCAGATATCAAGGAGTTTATTTGCTAGACTTACATCATCTTTTGCAAAGAGTAAATTTTTAAAGACATTCATATTTTCAAACAATGCATAATCTTGAAATAAAAAGCCGATATTTCGCTTTTGTGGAGCCAAATTTATCTTATCGTCAAAGAAAATTTTATCTCCAACCTTTATAAATCCGCTTTGTGGCGTTTCAAAACCGGCAATCAACCTTAAAATAGTGGTCTTTCCACCGCCACTTGCTCCGTAAAGTCCGACAAAATCGCCATTTTCAAAGCTAAGGTCTACCTCAAGCATAAATTTGCCATCGCCGCCATTTAGCTCTTTTTTGCAAGAAATTTCTATCATTTTTGAGTACTTATATGAATACTAGTAGATTTTATATAGGCAAAAACACTATCGTTTTCGCTCAAATTTAATGCTTTTAAAGCATGATTTGAAATGATGGCTTCGAAGCTAATTTGATCGCATTTTAGACCAACAACGCTTAAAACTTCACCAAAATTTATAGCCTCTACCATGCATCTTAATTCATTTTCAAGCGAGCTAGTGTCAAGTCTATTCTTTGCCAAGACGACATCTGAGCTTTTAAAACCTAAGCCAATCTCGTCATTTAAGGCAAATTTGCTAGCCTCATTTAAGACTAGCATAAATAAATTTGCCTCTACGTTTAGACCCTTTAGCTCAAACAAGCTAACATCATCTTTGGCTAAAATCCTAACGATCTTTGCTTTTATCATTTAGCTGGGACGTTATAACCAAATTTCTTAAAAATTTCTCTTGATTTATCGCCCAAGATAAACTCGTAAAATGCTTTTGTGTCATCATTCTTGTCAGCATGTTTTAGAAGAACTATTCCTTGATCAATCGGAGTGTATAGCTCTTGTGGAACGAAGATGTAGTTAACGCCCTCTTTGTATTTTGACATTTTCTCATCAAAAAGTGCACTAGCAGCGATAAAACCTACATCAGATGCACTTAACGCCTGAGATAGAGTTTCAGAAATTTTTTGAGCATAGACAATATTTTTTTCTACTTCGTCATAAAGTTTTGCGTTTTTAAGAGCCTCTATACTAGCCTTGCCGTATGGTGCAGTTTCTGGATTTGCTATTGAGATAGCTTTTAGTCCACGAACTACTTCGATACCCTTTTTAAAATCCACTCCTCTTATAGAAAAAATAGCCACAGCACCTTGTGCATAAACTTTTGGTTCAGTGCTTGCAAAGCCTGTGTCATAAGCTTTTTGCGCAAAGCCCATATCAGCAGCC
Protein-coding sequences here:
- a CDS encoding sulfate/molybdate ABC transporter ATP-binding protein: MIEISCKKELNGGDGKFMLEVDLSFENGDFVGLYGASGGGKTTILRLIAGFETPQSGFIKVGDKIFFDDKINLAPQKRNIGFLFQDYALFENMNVFKNLLFAKDDVSLANKLLDICGLTSLKNAKISTLSGGQKQRVALARAVMRGPEILLLDEPLSALDNAMREKLQDYLLALHDEFKMSIVLVSHDIAEIYKLCNKVFVLENGKISRSGSTSEIFLKSAGSQKFAFNAKILEIKKCDAIFVANVLINRQICEVVLSSSEAMNLKVGDMVVVSTKAFSVNLEKA
- a CDS encoding 3'(2'),5'-bisphosphate nucleotidase CysQ, with protein sequence MSELLNLAKKAAVNAGAQIMKFYSANNTALKVSLKDDSSPLTSADLAANEVILKELNKSGIKICSEESILKENDKDEFWLVDPLDGTKEFLARNGEFCVCIALIKKARPVLGVIFIPVSKELFYADENGAFKEILDDNDEIIKRVDLNKKDKNLDNLIFSSRRGDAKEIEFIGQSLNFEQRCIGSAIKFCRLVEFGGAYLRFAPSYLWDNAAGEALVNFCGGKVFDANSGKEMSYELADLKSPFFIALSKNTLNLKDKITQLYKQSKI
- a CDS encoding redoxin family protein, with protein sequence MINVPTSIYLNTLDGKEFDFSAFARTHDCIIFIYPKIGEDFSLLSEQLQNTAGMKGCTKQAINYKKFLKDFNDLGFMVVAISSQDIAAQKKFQEETSTGVMFLNDSEFMLERALELPVFSASNGHKFYFRQTLIIKDGKIRRAYIVDDPENDAKNMLEKIKEKDY
- the modA gene encoding molybdate ABC transporter substrate-binding protein — encoded protein: MRKVFKFLCLAAFFAINALGAEVNVYAAANTTYAFPELIKEFNKLHPNAKINLTLGASGGLVTQIQNSAPADIFMAADMGFAQKAYDTGFASTEPKVYAQGAVAIFSIRGVDFKKGIEVVRGLKAISIANPETAPYGKASIEALKNAKLYDEVEKNIVYAQKISETLSQALSASDVGFIAASALFDEKMSKYKEGVNYIFVPQELYTPIDQGIVLLKHADKNDDTKAFYEFILGDKSREIFKKFGYNVPAK
- the modB gene encoding molybdate ABC transporter permease subunit, whose product is MIDELKNIDYEPFWLSLKLSFITTFILFFACIALAYFMSQKKFFGKSFLESVISLPLVLPPSVLGFYLLIFLSPYSAFGKFIEEIFGVRLVFNFTGLVVASCIYSLPFMFGPIYAGLNSLKKSLFEASYSLGKNKLTTIFRVILPSIRSNLLTATVVSFAHTMGEFGVVLMIGGSVAGESKVASIAIFEAVEMLDYTKAHVYALLMLIISFFVLFIVYLLNSKKA
- a CDS encoding TOBE domain-containing protein — encoded protein: MIKAKIVRILAKDDVSLFELKGLNVEANLFMLVLNEASKFALNDEIGLGFKSSDVVLAKNRLDTSSLENELRCMVEAINFGEVLSVVGLKCDQISFEAIISNHALKALNLSENDSVFAYIKSTSIHISTQK
- a CDS encoding class I SAM-dependent methyltransferase; the encoded protein is MSQNSKIEKSYDELTYKSIAFAQSSPYRLEACATLLGITPPPCENARVLEIGCSFGGNLIPFAVNNKNAKVVGIDLSGEQIRRGQEIVKEMGLINLELIHGDICEFKSDEKFDYIIAHGVFSWVPDFVKEAILKVVRENLSTNGVAFISYNVYPGWKVKDIVRDIMLLAAKDKESMQERLKAAKEALLVYKEYLLTRDEEIYEGKIPLKMLLFITEHVLSKDDFYIAHEFLEYTNDPFYFKDFNAMLAKNDLTYLCEYTLDDIFTPDVGTAVVDEYKNNKFKDRIDLEQFMDMISNKVFRQSLIVHSKTYESIANKQIGPSDINKIHVVADFIKKNNEWQDSYGAMPQDISWLCEVFYKMYPASINLSQILEILSEDKLMVYSAFVRILTNSSDAMILKDEQKNIEYRPGYSRLSQNLINYVRYFLNHKNNADVVFANKFSISRKLNNIDYYILLLLDGKNSLEDVAAKALKFIKENNEDIFDINGKVLKKDKVAANIMSYVLGIAKIASLLYLLEEI